The following are from one region of the Advenella mimigardefordensis DPN7 genome:
- a CDS encoding NAD(P)H-dependent flavin oxidoreductase has translation MKTRITQMLNIEYPIIQAGMSWASSSAALPIAVSNAGGLGMIAAGPMYEQDFRQVLQAVRAGTDKPFAVNIPLYRPGAQAFLDMAYEFRVPVIFASQGGPKAHLARFREIGTKWVHVVSTLEHAGKAAAAGVDALAVVGTEAGGHPPANEVSSLVIVRKAARDFALPIVGGGGVADGYGIAAMLALGADAVQLGTRFLMTEEASVHDAYKSVALATGVDGTDLVGRKGLPVRMIRNDFAAHMQQVDQSGCDKAAYEAEFKKSTLRQAALDGDVAWGKVEVGQSAGLVESIMSVRQLMQQLVAELNDARRVLSEI, from the coding sequence ATGAAAACCCGTATTACCCAAATGTTGAATATTGAATATCCGATTATCCAGGCAGGCATGAGCTGGGCATCCTCCAGCGCAGCGTTGCCGATAGCGGTCTCCAATGCGGGTGGGTTGGGCATGATTGCTGCCGGACCGATGTATGAGCAGGATTTTCGTCAGGTGCTGCAAGCGGTTCGCGCCGGTACCGATAAACCATTTGCGGTGAATATTCCGCTATACCGGCCAGGCGCACAGGCCTTTCTGGACATGGCCTATGAGTTTCGGGTTCCGGTTATTTTCGCTTCGCAGGGTGGGCCCAAAGCCCATCTCGCCCGTTTTCGCGAGATCGGGACAAAGTGGGTACACGTCGTGTCTACGCTGGAGCATGCAGGCAAGGCCGCTGCCGCGGGTGTGGATGCGCTGGCGGTGGTGGGCACCGAGGCTGGCGGACATCCACCGGCCAATGAGGTGAGCTCTCTGGTTATTGTGCGCAAGGCAGCCCGCGATTTTGCCTTGCCGATCGTGGGCGGCGGTGGTGTCGCTGACGGTTATGGCATTGCGGCCATGCTCGCGCTGGGCGCCGATGCGGTGCAGCTGGGTACGCGCTTTCTGATGACTGAAGAGGCCAGCGTACACGATGCCTATAAGTCTGTGGCGCTCGCAACGGGTGTAGACGGAACCGATCTGGTGGGACGCAAGGGTTTGCCGGTCAGAATGATTCGCAATGATTTTGCCGCGCATATGCAGCAGGTTGACCAGTCTGGCTGCGACAAAGCGGCATACGAAGCCGAATTCAAAAAAAGTACCTTGCGGCAGGCGGCGCTGGATGGCGATGTGGCCTGGGGCAAAGTGGAAGTGGGCCAATCGGCCGGGCTGGTGGAAAGCATTATGTCTGTCCGTCAGCTCATGCAGCAGCTTGTTGCTGAACTGAATGATGCGCGGCGTGTGCTGAGCGAAATATAA
- a CDS encoding Bug family tripartite tricarboxylate transporter substrate binding protein, with the protein MFNHFSRSSRLFAGAITILAVGVMHTAKAAGFPDKPITFINPYAAGGPADILARIVAKQMSEALGQSIIIQSKPGGGASIGAEYVARAKPDGYTVLFGTAAAHVVTPLMQKVPYDGLKDFTFVGMVGNIPNVLTVAADSGLTSVDELIKDSQANPEKYTYASAGNGSSPHLTGENFKQKTQARLLHVPYKGAAPASTDLAGGLVKVGFLNLPAVLPFIKQGKLHALAIAANKRSPALPDVPTMDELGYDGFKGSSWYSMAVPANTPKDVVDTLYGALKKVSENPDTIAMYEKQGVEPFLMDSKTASDFVAQDRERIEKLLNAANITNQ; encoded by the coding sequence ATGTTCAATCATTTTTCCCGCAGCAGCCGGCTGTTTGCCGGTGCAATAACGATACTGGCGGTGGGCGTTATGCATACCGCAAAGGCAGCCGGTTTTCCGGATAAGCCGATTACGTTCATCAACCCTTATGCGGCCGGTGGGCCGGCTGATATTCTGGCGCGCATTGTGGCAAAGCAAATGAGTGAGGCGCTGGGTCAGAGCATCATTATTCAAAGCAAACCCGGTGGCGGTGCAAGCATCGGTGCCGAGTATGTTGCCCGCGCCAAACCCGATGGCTATACCGTGCTGTTCGGCACAGCGGCCGCGCATGTGGTAACGCCCTTGATGCAGAAGGTCCCGTATGATGGCCTCAAAGACTTCACCTTTGTCGGCATGGTCGGTAATATTCCAAATGTGTTAACGGTAGCGGCCGATTCAGGTTTGACATCAGTTGATGAGCTGATCAAGGATAGTCAGGCCAATCCTGAAAAATATACCTATGCATCGGCTGGCAACGGTAGTTCACCGCATTTGACGGGCGAGAATTTCAAACAGAAGACGCAAGCCAGATTGCTGCACGTACCTTACAAGGGCGCAGCACCAGCGTCAACAGACCTGGCCGGCGGACTGGTGAAGGTCGGGTTTCTGAACCTGCCGGCAGTGCTGCCATTTATTAAGCAGGGCAAACTGCATGCCTTGGCGATTGCTGCAAATAAACGTTCGCCTGCCTTGCCTGATGTGCCGACGATGGATGAACTGGGCTATGACGGCTTCAAAGGGTCCAGCTGGTATAGCATGGCCGTGCCGGCCAATACACCCAAAGACGTAGTGGATACGCTATATGGCGCATTGAAGAAAGTATCGGAAAATCCCGATACGATTGCTATGTATGAAAAGCAGGGCGTTGAACCGTTTCTGATGGACAGCAAAACGGCAAGTGACTTTGTTGCACAGGACCGGGAAAGAATAGAAAAGCTGCTGAATGCAGCCAATATCACGAACCAATAA
- a CDS encoding enoyl-CoA hydratase/isomerase family protein, which produces MSVLLTEIENHVLTITLNRPEKHNALNTALTQALLDALRVAEHDPQVRAIIVHGQGKSFCAGADIGEFSSLTPDATNQVLDRADLTTSLHLSFSKIAKPIIAAVHGNALGGGAGLALACDLVVMAEDARFGYPELKHGIVAAVVLANLVRQLGQKKAFELVAMAEPVSGQRAFELDLVNRVCPAEEVLGEARRYAEKLAGWSPVAMATTKRTFYRAADLALEEALAVGRDANVMMRGFSKK; this is translated from the coding sequence ATGTCTGTGTTGCTGACAGAAATTGAGAATCATGTTCTGACCATTACTTTGAATCGGCCGGAAAAACACAATGCACTAAATACGGCGCTAACCCAGGCCTTGCTTGATGCCTTGAGGGTTGCAGAGCATGACCCGCAAGTGCGGGCGATTATCGTGCATGGCCAGGGCAAGTCCTTCTGCGCCGGCGCCGATATCGGAGAATTTTCCAGCCTGACGCCGGACGCCACGAATCAGGTACTGGATCGTGCCGATCTGACCACTTCATTGCATTTGTCATTTTCAAAAATTGCCAAGCCGATTATTGCGGCGGTCCATGGCAATGCGCTGGGTGGTGGCGCCGGGCTGGCGCTTGCCTGCGACCTGGTCGTGATGGCCGAGGATGCGCGCTTTGGCTATCCCGAACTGAAGCACGGGATTGTTGCGGCAGTGGTGCTGGCCAATCTGGTGCGGCAACTGGGACAAAAGAAGGCCTTTGAACTGGTCGCGATGGCCGAGCCGGTCAGTGGGCAACGTGCCTTTGAGCTTGATTTGGTCAATCGGGTTTGCCCGGCTGAAGAGGTGCTGGGCGAGGCTCGCCGCTACGCTGAAAAACTGGCTGGCTGGAGTCCCGTCGCGATGGCTACAACTAAACGTACGTTCTATCGTGCAGCAGACCTGGCGCTGGAAGAGGCACTGGCGGTAGGGCGCGATGCCAACGTCATGATGCGCGGGTTCAGTAAAAAATGA
- a CDS encoding MarR family winged helix-turn-helix transcriptional regulator, translating into MKQPENIKELFSYRLNRLAFLSSTLAESINQDLFGLDKQSWRFIGLLAAFAPMSLKTLAKEANIDKSRASKAVASLSERGLIQRKNSDRDGRSIQLSLSEEGEKLYASAFPIALRRNNEILDVLTPQEKEMFDTIVDKLIFRTKILMDLQPGGKKGA; encoded by the coding sequence ATGAAGCAACCTGAAAACATCAAAGAACTGTTTTCGTATCGCCTGAACCGATTGGCGTTTTTAAGCAGCACGCTGGCAGAATCCATCAACCAGGACCTGTTCGGTCTGGATAAGCAGAGCTGGCGTTTTATCGGCCTGCTCGCCGCCTTTGCTCCCATGTCATTGAAAACATTGGCAAAAGAAGCCAATATTGATAAAAGCCGCGCCAGCAAGGCCGTGGCCAGTTTGTCAGAGCGTGGGCTGATCCAGCGTAAAAACAGTGACCGTGATGGTCGCAGCATCCAGCTGTCACTCTCGGAAGAAGGCGAAAAGCTCTACGCCAGTGCGTTTCCGATCGCCCTGCGCAGAAATAACGAAATCCTGGATGTATTAACACCGCAGGAAAAAGAGATGTTTGATACGATCGTCGACAAGTTGATTTTTCGTACGAAAATTCTGATGGATTTACAGCCGGGTGGAAAAAAAGGCGCCTGA
- a CDS encoding CaiB/BaiF CoA transferase family protein has protein sequence MRPLEGLKILDLSRVLACPFASMILAEMGAQVIKVEQPVTGDETRHFEPRVTGENGSESAYFFAFNRSKQSITVNLRTPEGQKIIRDLAREADVFLENFPVDTLKKYSLHYDAIREHNSDIVYVSCTGFGMTGPYAPRKGYDTVFQAMGGIMSLTGERGGGPVKPGLPVADLTSGLWVVIAILTAVVGKDRSGHGCHVDFSMFDGQVGLLSLAAARYFTLGEVPARLGTEHPGRVPSAAFECADGRWVQITGSDQHWKPLCELLGLDQWAQDEVLAKNIERVKRRDEVMHGLQQAIGKLERARLCQLCDERGVPAGPILSVDEIFADAHVASRELVQRFAHPQVGEFEGIAVPFKFTGYDDPVMGRPPLLGEHTDHILMEKLGLTQEQIQGLRQLKAI, from the coding sequence ATGCGACCACTGGAAGGGTTGAAAATACTCGATTTGTCACGGGTGCTGGCATGTCCGTTTGCCTCGATGATTCTTGCCGAAATGGGCGCACAGGTGATCAAGGTGGAGCAGCCGGTCACCGGTGATGAAACGCGCCATTTTGAGCCGCGAGTGACAGGAGAAAACGGCAGCGAATCGGCCTATTTTTTTGCCTTTAACCGCAGCAAGCAATCCATCACCGTTAATCTGCGTACGCCGGAGGGGCAGAAAATAATCAGGGATCTGGCGCGCGAGGCCGATGTGTTCCTGGAGAATTTCCCTGTGGATACCCTGAAAAAATACAGCCTGCACTACGATGCCATCAGGGAACACAATAGTGACATCGTCTATGTGTCGTGTACGGGCTTTGGCATGACAGGGCCCTACGCACCACGCAAAGGGTACGACACGGTCTTTCAGGCGATGGGCGGCATCATGAGCCTGACCGGTGAACGTGGTGGCGGTCCTGTCAAACCGGGCTTGCCCGTGGCTGACCTGACCTCCGGCTTATGGGTGGTGATCGCAATTCTGACGGCAGTTGTCGGGAAAGATCGTTCCGGTCATGGCTGTCACGTGGATTTTTCCATGTTCGACGGGCAGGTAGGGCTGCTGTCACTGGCCGCTGCCCGTTACTTCACGCTGGGTGAGGTGCCGGCCCGGCTGGGTACCGAACATCCGGGGCGTGTGCCTTCCGCAGCCTTCGAATGTGCTGACGGCAGGTGGGTACAGATTACCGGCAGCGATCAGCACTGGAAACCATTATGTGAACTGCTTGGGCTGGATCAGTGGGCGCAGGATGAGGTGCTGGCAAAAAATATCGAGCGGGTAAAGCGACGCGACGAGGTGATGCATGGGTTGCAGCAGGCCATTGGCAAGCTGGAACGTGCCCGTCTGTGCCAACTGTGCGACGAACGTGGTGTACCGGCAGGGCCGATATTATCGGTGGACGAGATTTTTGCCGATGCCCATGTGGCAAGCCGGGAGCTGGTACAGCGCTTTGCTCACCCTCAGGTGGGCGAATTCGAAGGGATTGCCGTGCCGTTCAAGTTTACTGGGTACGACGATCCGGTCATGGGGCGACCACCCCTGCTTGGCGAACACACAGATCACATCCTTATGGAAAAGCTCGGGCTCACTCAGGAGCAAATCCAGGGGTTGCGGCAACTGAAGGCAATTTGA
- a CDS encoding enoyl-CoA hydratase/isomerase family protein encodes MSYETIALTVEENGVATVLLNRPQSRNALNVKMCAELVSVTEQIEQDERIRVVVFRGAGPAFCAGADLKERKDMTLSDMTARRVAGFAAYDAIEKMSRPAIALVHGPAFGSGCEIIAACDFAWATPEATFRYPEVSWGTVGATQRISRIAGVRVAKELLFSGRIFDAQEAREYGLINRIVPAETIAEQLMQMAGDIANAKPLTVRLTKHCINAGVETTREGAMAIELLAIEKNLRHSDWKSAISTFGSTKGE; translated from the coding sequence ATGTCATATGAAACGATTGCACTGACGGTAGAGGAAAATGGTGTAGCCACTGTGCTGTTAAATCGTCCGCAAAGCAGAAATGCGCTGAATGTGAAAATGTGTGCCGAACTGGTTAGCGTCACCGAGCAGATCGAACAGGATGAGCGCATCCGCGTGGTCGTTTTTCGGGGAGCGGGTCCGGCGTTTTGTGCGGGCGCTGATCTCAAAGAGCGCAAGGATATGACATTGTCCGATATGACGGCCCGGCGGGTGGCCGGCTTTGCTGCCTATGATGCGATTGAAAAAATGTCGCGTCCTGCCATTGCGCTGGTGCACGGCCCGGCCTTCGGTTCTGGTTGTGAAATTATCGCCGCATGCGACTTTGCCTGGGCTACGCCCGAGGCCACCTTCCGCTACCCCGAAGTGAGCTGGGGTACAGTGGGTGCAACCCAGCGTATCAGCCGGATTGCCGGGGTTCGCGTCGCCAAGGAACTGCTCTTCAGTGGTCGCATTTTTGATGCGCAGGAAGCGCGCGAGTATGGCCTTATAAATCGGATCGTCCCAGCTGAGACTATCGCAGAACAACTGATGCAGATGGCAGGCGATATTGCAAATGCAAAACCGCTGACAGTCAGGCTGACCAAGCATTGCATCAATGCAGGTGTTGAGACCACCCGCGAAGGGGCCATGGCAATAGAGTTGCTGGCCATTGAAAAGAACCTGCGTCACAGTGACTGGAAGTCTGCCATCTCCACATTCGGCAGCACAAAAGGAGAATGA
- a CDS encoding CaiB/BaiF CoA transferase family protein — MDNNTPQSLPLAGIRILDLTSAVVGPYATQTLADYGADVIKLEPQSGDIIRWISGHSPTPGMSGKFMHMNRNKRSISLNLKAERGKSAFMKLAAQSHIVIHNMRADAMARLGISFSALSSLNPDLIYCNIVGFGSQGRYANRPAYDSILQGATALASLFAHNGSEPRYVPYVVVDRTAALMVANTIMVALYAQTRDPGPREIEVPMFESYATLVLSEHLYGESFDPPISPSGDKRLLDENARPVKTSDGYICITTNTDAQVLALFDAFGLPQLKSDPRFNRAINRIDHIADFFALRAREIAKCNTQYWLEQLTRYDIPCMPCHTISSLLTDPHIADVGLVEKRQHPTQGTIRHLNVPISMTGFSPTLRHHAPLIGEHTRQILLEAGLCTKEITSMLQAGEAYQSDPGEQASVG, encoded by the coding sequence ATGGATAACAACACACCCCAATCCCTGCCACTGGCCGGCATCCGCATTCTGGACCTGACCTCTGCCGTCGTCGGCCCCTATGCCACGCAAACGCTGGCCGATTACGGCGCAGACGTGATCAAGCTGGAGCCGCAGTCGGGCGACATCATTCGCTGGATTTCCGGTCACTCCCCCACCCCGGGCATGTCGGGAAAGTTCATGCACATGAACCGCAACAAACGCAGCATCAGCCTGAACCTGAAAGCGGAACGGGGCAAGTCGGCGTTTATGAAACTTGCCGCGCAATCGCATATTGTCATCCACAATATGCGGGCAGACGCCATGGCCCGCCTGGGCATTTCGTTCAGTGCACTAAGCAGTCTCAATCCCGACCTCATTTATTGCAATATCGTCGGCTTCGGCAGCCAGGGGCGCTACGCCAATCGTCCCGCCTATGATTCCATTTTGCAGGGAGCGACCGCGCTGGCATCGCTGTTTGCACACAATGGCAGCGAACCGCGCTACGTGCCGTATGTAGTGGTAGATCGAACGGCGGCCCTTATGGTTGCCAATACCATTATGGTCGCGCTCTATGCACAAACCCGCGATCCCGGTCCGCGGGAGATTGAAGTACCGATGTTTGAAAGCTACGCAACACTGGTGCTGAGCGAGCATTTATACGGCGAATCGTTTGACCCGCCAATCTCGCCTAGCGGTGACAAACGCTTGCTTGACGAAAATGCCCGCCCGGTCAAAACCAGCGACGGCTATATCTGCATTACGACCAATACCGACGCACAGGTATTGGCCCTGTTCGATGCGTTTGGCTTACCGCAGCTCAAATCCGATCCTCGCTTTAATCGCGCCATTAATCGAATTGATCATATTGCCGATTTCTTTGCGCTGCGCGCCCGGGAAATTGCCAAATGCAATACGCAATACTGGCTGGAGCAACTCACCCGGTATGACATCCCTTGTATGCCCTGCCACACTATTTCATCTCTGCTGACGGATCCGCATATTGCCGACGTTGGCCTGGTAGAAAAGCGGCAACATCCCACCCAGGGCACTATCCGGCACCTGAATGTCCCGATCAGCATGACCGGTTTTTCTCCAACGTTGCGACATCATGCGCCGCTGATTGGCGAGCATACACGGCAAATTCTGCTCGAGGCCGGTTTATGCACAAAAGAGATCACGAGTATGCTGCAGGCTGGCGAAGCCTACCAAAGCGATCCGGGCGAGCAAGCCAGCGTTGGTTAA
- a CDS encoding NAD(P)/FAD-dependent oxidoreductase yields the protein MNLHAKCDVIIVGGGIHGVASAYFLAKKGLSVVLLERDYCGRSASGVNAGGVRTLGRVVPEIPLSLASSELWQTLDFLHGFDGAFVRTGQIKVAESVQDMQKLQERHNLLARHGFDHEKLIDQDQVRQIVPAIAAHVQGALWVSTDGFAFPYLIVQAFARQARLLHADIREQSPVKAIEHSGNHWRVSTPEQTIVGEKLLLCAGAWTPELARLCGDEIPVTPGGLMLMVTQRVPHFINPVLGATSRGLSFKQFANGTVVIGGALECDADTGQNYAELDFSRLANSARIVTDLFPFLNNVSITRAWSGIDGYAPDHTCIIGPSASVDNLYYACGFSSSGFQLGPASGQYLAEVIADNAENPRYQGLSPARFS from the coding sequence ATGAACCTCCATGCCAAATGTGATGTGATTATTGTCGGCGGGGGTATTCATGGCGTTGCCTCGGCCTATTTCCTGGCAAAGAAAGGGCTCTCGGTCGTCCTTCTTGAACGCGATTACTGCGGACGCAGCGCCTCGGGCGTGAACGCCGGCGGCGTGCGAACGCTGGGACGGGTAGTACCGGAGATCCCCCTTTCGCTGGCGTCCTCCGAATTATGGCAAACGCTTGATTTTCTGCATGGTTTTGACGGTGCCTTTGTTCGAACGGGACAAATCAAGGTAGCCGAATCCGTGCAGGACATGCAAAAACTGCAGGAACGCCACAATTTACTTGCGCGGCACGGATTTGACCACGAAAAACTGATAGACCAGGATCAGGTAAGACAAATCGTGCCGGCCATTGCCGCGCACGTTCAGGGTGCGCTGTGGGTTAGCACCGATGGCTTTGCCTTCCCCTACCTGATCGTACAGGCATTTGCCCGGCAGGCTCGCCTGCTGCACGCAGACATCCGGGAACAATCACCTGTGAAGGCGATAGAACATAGCGGCAATCACTGGCGCGTCAGCACGCCAGAACAAACCATCGTCGGCGAAAAACTGCTGCTGTGCGCCGGCGCCTGGACCCCGGAACTGGCGCGCCTTTGTGGCGACGAGATACCGGTCACGCCCGGCGGCCTGATGCTCATGGTGACTCAGCGCGTGCCCCACTTTATCAATCCGGTATTGGGCGCGACCAGTCGCGGCCTGTCGTTCAAGCAGTTTGCCAATGGCACCGTGGTGATCGGCGGCGCGCTGGAATGTGACGCCGATACCGGACAAAATTACGCAGAGCTGGATTTTTCACGATTAGCCAACAGCGCCCGCATCGTGACCGATCTGTTTCCATTTCTCAACAATGTGAGCATTACCCGGGCCTGGTCCGGGATTGATGGCTATGCGCCAGACCACACCTGCATCATCGGGCCCAGTGCCTCGGTGGATAATTTATATTACGCTTGTGGTTTTTCATCCAGCGGCTTCCAGTTGGGGCCGGCCTCGGGCCAGTATCTGGCAGAGGTGATTGCCGACAATGCAGAGAATCCGCGGTATCAAGGTCTGTCGCCGGCACGGTTTTCCTGA
- a CDS encoding RidA family protein: protein MSTIERFETNKRMSRVVKYNGIIFLSGLTADNPDEDVQGQTRSILAKIEKHLEAHGSSKDKILTAQIWLKDIDRDFAGMNEVWDNWLPEGTAPTRATGESKLAAPKLLVEIIVSAAA from the coding sequence ATGTCAACCATAGAACGTTTCGAAACCAACAAGCGGATGAGCCGCGTCGTTAAATACAACGGCATTATTTTTCTGAGCGGACTGACTGCCGATAATCCCGACGAGGACGTTCAGGGTCAGACGCGCAGCATTCTGGCGAAAATTGAAAAACATCTGGAAGCCCACGGTTCTTCCAAGGATAAAATCCTGACTGCACAAATCTGGCTCAAGGACATTGACCGGGATTTTGCAGGCATGAACGAAGTCTGGGATAACTGGTTGCCCGAAGGTACGGCCCCCACCCGCGCCACCGGCGAATCCAAACTGGCAGCACCCAAGCTGCTGGTTGAGATCATCGTCTCGGCAGCTGCGTAA
- a CDS encoding AMP-binding protein has product MLPRGRILSEVLAETAAAYPDHDAFIDNDSRETWRSLSVRVDRTAAALWQRGVRKGDHVAVMLGNSVQWLQTFFACARIGAVTVPINTRFKQEELAFCLKQADVKTIVLTETFLGIDFAALLAAVEPALATGLPGEALPTLTQALMFDTSAVPPGAINFDQLIASVNDDDIEACQTQSGTVSPDDILLIQYTSGTTSFPKGVMLSHDNMLSDAYAVSLRMGIKPEDRYFSIRPFFHVAGSTLSILVSLSTGCCLLTLPKFDVSLALAMLQREKCTLTSGNDTIFLMLMGHPEFDASTLHLRGGWAAAGPEVMQKIHDQMNVPHLCNAYGLSEASPNVVMSGWDDPLPLRTEGWALPHTGVRVRIIDANTSEILPPGEAGEIQVKGWSVMHGYYNMPDVTARTFTEDGWLKTGDLGKMDRAGRLKMVGRLKDIFRVGGENVAPTEVEGFILLHEAIALAQVVGVPDERLGEVPAAFVVLKQGYSCTPDELIAWCKPRIANFKVPRYVRVVDSFEDIGMTGSSKVQKNKLRAHAISLLGLAESAK; this is encoded by the coding sequence ATGTTGCCCAGAGGCAGGATCCTGAGCGAAGTGCTGGCCGAGACCGCAGCAGCCTATCCCGACCACGATGCATTTATCGATAATGATTCGCGCGAAACCTGGCGGAGCTTGTCTGTCAGGGTAGATCGAACGGCCGCTGCATTATGGCAACGTGGCGTGCGCAAGGGCGATCATGTGGCAGTGATGCTGGGCAATAGTGTGCAATGGCTGCAGACCTTCTTTGCATGCGCCCGCATCGGTGCCGTGACCGTACCCATCAATACGCGTTTTAAGCAGGAGGAACTGGCCTTCTGCCTGAAGCAGGCAGATGTGAAAACCATCGTGTTGACAGAAACATTCCTGGGCATTGATTTTGCGGCGTTGCTGGCCGCGGTGGAGCCCGCCCTGGCGACGGGGCTGCCCGGCGAAGCGTTGCCAACGCTGACTCAGGCGCTGATGTTTGATACATCAGCCGTGCCACCCGGGGCAATCAATTTTGACCAGCTGATTGCAAGTGTGAATGATGACGATATCGAAGCCTGCCAGACACAAAGCGGCACAGTCAGCCCGGATGATATCCTGCTGATTCAATATACTTCCGGCACAACGTCATTTCCAAAAGGCGTCATGCTCAGCCACGACAATATGCTCTCGGACGCGTACGCGGTATCGCTGCGTATGGGTATTAAGCCAGAGGACCGCTATTTCAGTATCCGGCCGTTCTTCCATGTGGCCGGCTCTACCTTATCGATACTGGTGTCCCTGAGTACCGGCTGCTGTTTGCTTACCTTGCCCAAATTCGATGTGTCGCTTGCGCTGGCCATGCTGCAGCGGGAGAAGTGTACGCTCACTTCAGGCAACGACACAATTTTTCTGATGCTGATGGGTCATCCGGAATTTGATGCATCGACCTTGCATTTGCGTGGTGGGTGGGCCGCCGCCGGTCCCGAGGTGATGCAGAAAATTCATGATCAGATGAACGTGCCGCATCTGTGCAATGCCTATGGGCTGTCGGAAGCCTCGCCCAATGTGGTCATGTCCGGCTGGGATGATCCTTTGCCGTTGCGTACTGAAGGCTGGGCGCTACCGCACACGGGGGTGCGGGTACGGATCATCGACGCGAACACAAGTGAAATTTTACCGCCAGGCGAGGCCGGCGAGATTCAGGTTAAGGGGTGGAGTGTGATGCACGGGTATTACAACATGCCCGACGTGACCGCCCGCACGTTCACCGAGGACGGCTGGCTTAAGACCGGGGACCTGGGCAAAATGGATCGGGCCGGGCGCCTGAAGATGGTGGGACGTTTAAAGGACATCTTTCGGGTTGGGGGCGAGAACGTGGCCCCTACGGAAGTTGAGGGATTTATTCTGCTGCACGAAGCGATCGCACTGGCTCAGGTGGTGGGCGTGCCCGACGAGCGACTGGGCGAGGTACCGGCCGCTTTCGTGGTTCTGAAACAGGGTTATAGCTGCACGCCGGATGAGCTGATTGCCTGGTGTAAGCCGCGTATTGCAAATTTCAAGGTGCCACGCTACGTTCGGGTGGTGGACAGTTTCGAGGATATCGGTATGACCGGCAGTTCAAAAGTACAGAAAAACAAACTGCGAGCACATGCCATCAGCCTGCTGGGCCTGGCGGAGTCAGCAAAATGA
- a CDS encoding hydroxymethylglutaryl-CoA lyase → MSEIVICECFARDGLQHEPVMLPLATKIALIDRFTDMGLTRIEATSYSNPKVIPQFADASDVLAGIRRAPGVFYKATCANVRAVERALIDSGKGFGANEISLLVSATDSHSLKNLKRTRADQWQNIADMVAAASGQYRLVGTISMAFGCPFEGRVSESDVLKDVEKFSNAGVELVALGDTTGMAVPAATQRLFSAVLREFPQIVPVAHFHDSRGTGMVNYLAAYESGVRYFDCSMGGVGGHPTEVKYGGGFTGNVCTEDWVNLLESMGVNTGIDLQRLLEGSAYCESVLGRALHSKVALSGLNPLLKSTARQAS, encoded by the coding sequence ATGAGCGAAATCGTTATTTGTGAATGCTTTGCCCGGGATGGCCTGCAACACGAGCCTGTCATGTTGCCACTGGCCACCAAAATCGCTCTGATCGATCGCTTTACCGATATGGGACTGACCCGGATCGAAGCCACGTCCTATTCCAATCCCAAGGTGATTCCGCAGTTTGCCGATGCCAGCGACGTCCTCGCAGGCATTCGCAGGGCACCCGGCGTGTTCTACAAGGCAACCTGCGCCAACGTGCGGGCCGTGGAGCGCGCGCTGATCGATTCTGGCAAGGGCTTTGGGGCCAACGAGATCAGCCTGCTGGTCTCGGCCACCGATAGCCATTCGCTGAAAAACCTGAAGCGCACGCGCGCCGACCAGTGGCAGAATATTGCGGACATGGTTGCTGCTGCCAGCGGTCAATATCGTCTGGTGGGCACGATTTCCATGGCGTTTGGCTGTCCATTTGAAGGACGGGTCAGCGAATCGGACGTGCTGAAGGACGTGGAAAAGTTCAGTAATGCCGGTGTGGAACTGGTGGCGCTGGGCGATACCACGGGCATGGCGGTGCCGGCAGCAACGCAGCGGCTGTTCAGCGCCGTGCTTCGCGAGTTCCCGCAAATTGTACCGGTTGCGCATTTTCATGACTCCCGGGGCACGGGTATGGTCAATTACCTGGCTGCCTATGAGAGCGGCGTGCGGTATTTTGATTGCTCTATGGGAGGCGTAGGTGGCCATCCAACCGAGGTGAAATATGGCGGCGGCTTTACCGGCAATGTCTGCACCGAAGACTGGGTTAATCTGCTTGAGTCCATGGGCGTGAACACGGGCATCGATCTGCAGCGCCTGCTGGAAGGCTCCGCGTATTGCGAATCTGTGCTGGGACGAGCCCTGCATTCGAAAGTGGCCTTGAGCGGGCTTAATCCGTTGCTGAAATCGACCGCAAGGCAGGCCAGCTGA